One Xyrauchen texanus isolate HMW12.3.18 chromosome 26, RBS_HiC_50CHRs, whole genome shotgun sequence genomic window, acatttatttatatatatatatatatatttatatatatatatatatatatatatatatatatatatatatatatatatatatatatatatatatatataactaggtGTCATTTATGAtcaatttctttttattattattatatgtaataaCAAAAATACCTTGTACTTATAAGCGatagaaataataaatatataaaaatatttaattgaatattaTGGTTTATTATTTAGTATAATTGTATTATTCCCGTTAGTGTCTTGATGTGGCCACTGGGGGTCGCTGCTGTTGATCCTTCACACAACTGTCGCAAAACGGTGACTGCAACACACCAGCACACTTTACGTTATACACGTGTTTCCTGCGCTCTTCCGTGTCCTTCACGCTGCACGTCTGATTCAGAGCCGATCGTTCTTTCAATCTGAAAATAATCAAATCATGGCCAAATTGAGTAAAGAGAGTAAACAGCGGCTGCAGCAGGTGTTCCAGTGCGGCCAGTTCATCATCCGTTGGGGCTTCATCCCAACGGTGCTCTATTTGGGTCAGTATATTacatttacgtgtgtgtgtgtgtgtgtgtgtgtgtgtgtgtagggctcTTATGAACATCTGAATCATGTGTATGTGATTATAGGGATTCATGATGCTTTAATATGAGTCTGATGAAGGATGTGTGAATAATTAGTGTTTATATGAGTTTTATGAAGGGATAATTAATCATTTGTGTATGAATCTTATGAAGCGTCTGTGAACCATTTCTTTATGAGTCTATGAAGGGTCTTTGAataatgtgtttatatgagtcTTATGAAGGGTTAATGAATCATTTGTTTATATGGGTCTTATGAAGGGTTATTGAATCATTTGTTTATATGAATCTTGTGAAGTGTCTGTGAATCGTTTGTTTATATGAGTCCTTTGATGCGTTTGTAAATCATTTGTGTTCAGATGAGTCTTATGAAGGGTCTATGAATcatttgtgtttatatgagtcGTATAAAGGGTTAATGAATCATTTGTGTTCATACAATTCTTATGAAGGGTCTATGAATCgtttgtgtttatatgagtcATATAAAGGGTTAATGAGTCATTTGTGTTCATACAATTCTTATGAAGGGTCTATGAATCATTTGTGTATATGAGTCTTATGAAGGGTTAATGAATCATTTGTGTATATCAGTCTCATGAAGGGATTATGCTGCGTTTGTTTATATCAGTGTTATAAAGGGTTAATTAATATTTTCTGTTTATGTGAGTCATAGGAAGGAATGGTTTATGAGTCATTTGTGTTTATAAGTCTTCTGAAGggttaatgtattatttttgtttataatgGATTTATTAATGGTTTATGAATCATTGTGATTAAATCAGGCTAATGAAATGTTTATGGATCATTTGTGTCTATATGAGTCTTATGAACCATCTATGAATCATTTGTGTTTATGAGTTTTATGAAGAGTTAACGAATCGTTTGTGTTTGAGTCGTATAAAGGGATTAtgaatcattagtatttgtttatatGAATCTTATGTAGAGTTAACGAGTCGTTTGTGATTGAGTTGTATAAAGGGATTAtgaatcattagtatttgtttatatGAGTCTTATGAAGCGTTAACGAGTCGTTGTCTTTGAGTCGTGTAGAGGGATTATGaacaatttgtttgtttatatgaatCTCATACGAATCGTTTGTGTTTGAGTTGTATAAAGGGATTAtgaatcattagtatttgtttatatGAGTCTTCTGAAGGGTTTTCGAGTTGTTTGTGTTTTCACGAGTCTTATGAAGAGTTTATGAATCATTTAAGATTATATCACTCTTATGAAAAGTTAATGAATCAT contains:
- the tomm7 gene encoding mitochondrial import receptor subunit TOM7 homolog, producing MAKLSKESKQRLQQVFQCGQFIIRWGFIPTVLYLGFKRGADPGMPEPTVFSLLWG